A genomic window from Oceanobacillus timonensis includes:
- a CDS encoding IS1182 family transposase, whose amino-acid sequence MTNKQIIQFNYTQTSANYQLYLPMDVEEMIPLDDSVRLHCLLCERMDYRELLQAYSPKGRKPAVDPVILFKVITYAASQKIYSSRGIEKACRRDINFRWLLQGYAAPDHATISRFKQKYLTDTVMEQLFFQQVVWLYEQKAITGETLYIDGTKIEAYANRYSFVWKKAITKHEAKMYAKWQALLEQINTTYCQLFTSPYETFLEDLKKVLVFLEKIQEEENITFVYGKGKRKNVLQRYHEQVKEMLQRKEQYDASNEIMGEKRNSYSKTDHDATFMRMKDDHMRNGQLKPAYNVQAAVDAEFIVGINAFSDRNDTTTLIPMLQYLKEHLPFTYRHIVADSGYESEENYVYLKKQEQMAYIKPQNHERKKKASFKKDIKYRENMTYDKGTDTYTCANDQQLHAIRNYTRTSQTGYQSQVTVYESEDCTGCPFKEKCTKAKGNRQLHVAKEFLAYRETAQENILTETGTLYRMNRSIQVEGTFGVLKEDYQLKKFRTRGTGNVRNELLILAFGYNLNKIHTKIQADRLNLYYHPLKTA is encoded by the coding sequence ATGACTAATAAACAAATAATACAATTCAATTATACGCAAACTTCCGCTAACTATCAATTATATTTACCGATGGACGTGGAAGAAATGATTCCTTTAGATGATTCGGTCCGGCTCCACTGCCTCTTATGTGAAAGGATGGATTATAGAGAACTATTACAGGCATACTCTCCAAAAGGGAGAAAACCGGCAGTCGATCCAGTCATTCTATTTAAAGTCATTACCTACGCAGCTTCCCAAAAAATCTATTCTTCCCGAGGGATAGAAAAAGCTTGCCGCCGGGATATCAATTTTCGCTGGCTTCTTCAGGGGTATGCAGCTCCTGACCATGCGACCATCAGTCGATTCAAGCAAAAATATCTGACCGATACCGTGATGGAACAGCTCTTCTTTCAACAAGTCGTATGGCTCTACGAACAAAAAGCCATTACCGGAGAAACACTCTATATCGATGGCACAAAAATCGAAGCATATGCCAATCGGTATTCTTTCGTATGGAAAAAGGCAATCACCAAACATGAAGCGAAGATGTACGCCAAATGGCAAGCCCTTCTGGAACAGATCAATACGACGTACTGTCAGCTCTTCACAAGCCCCTATGAGACGTTTTTAGAAGATTTGAAAAAAGTGCTTGTTTTCCTGGAGAAAATACAGGAAGAAGAGAACATCACGTTTGTATATGGCAAAGGGAAAAGAAAAAACGTCCTTCAACGTTACCATGAACAAGTAAAGGAAATGCTTCAGCGCAAAGAACAATATGATGCTTCCAACGAAATTATGGGAGAGAAACGAAACAGCTATTCCAAAACAGACCATGATGCCACGTTTATGCGGATGAAAGACGATCATATGCGGAATGGCCAACTCAAGCCAGCTTACAATGTCCAGGCTGCCGTGGATGCGGAATTTATCGTTGGGATCAATGCGTTTTCCGATCGAAACGACACGACAACATTGATTCCGATGCTTCAATATTTAAAGGAGCACCTTCCTTTTACGTATCGCCATATCGTCGCAGATTCTGGATATGAAAGCGAAGAAAATTATGTGTATTTAAAGAAGCAAGAACAGATGGCCTATATCAAGCCGCAAAATCATGAGCGCAAGAAAAAAGCTTCTTTCAAAAAGGATATCAAATATCGGGAAAACATGACTTATGACAAAGGCACAGATACCTATACCTGCGCCAATGACCAGCAATTACATGCCATTCGAAACTACACGCGAACCTCGCAGACAGGCTACCAATCTCAAGTAACGGTGTACGAAAGTGAAGACTGTACAGGGTGCCCGTTCAAAGAAAAATGTACGAAAGCCAAAGGGAATCGCCAACTGCATGTAGCCAAGGAATTTCTGGCTTACCGGGAAACCGCGCAAGAAAATATTCTAACAGAAACAGGCACACTGTACCGTATGAATCGTTCCATTCAAGTGGAAGGAACATTCGGCGTGTTGAAGGAAGATTATCAACTGAAAAAGTTTCGTACGCGAGGAACAGGGAATGTACGAAACGAGCTATTGATTCTGGCATTTGGTTATAATCTTAATAAAATACATACAAAAATCCAAGCTGATCGCCTGAATCTTTATTATCATCCATTAAAGACCGCTTAA
- a CDS encoding ABC transporter ATP-binding protein, whose product MASSKQSSSNFMKLLLSTRIPKLVLILGLIGSVLTTLVGLTIPLLTRELVDGFSIADLDWRFIVIIIGVFIVHALVDGLSAYALAYVGQKVVARLREILWKKLIRLPVPYFQKQPSGESVSRVINDTGIVKDLVSQHFPQFISGLISIIGAVIILLFMDWKMTLIMFIAVPVTLMVMLPLGRKMAKVSRSLQDQTANFQGEIQQTVSEIKLMKSSTAEQQEEKRGLRGIFKLLQTGLKEAKIFSVIAPFMYMIVMLVIVMIIGYGGIRVEQGTMTTGSLVAFLLYLFQIVMPLTTFAMFFTELQKAKGATERISEILQEEEEEVLPGSVKQISELPLAFNEVSFSYEAGEQVLHNISFSASPGEMVAFAGPSGGGKSTVFGLIERYYEPNEGVILLGDESIQDISLVSWRSQLGYVSQESSMMSGTIRDNLTYGLENAEAIAAEKLWEVAEMAYAAQFIQELPNGMDTQVGERGTKLSGGQRQRINIARAFLRDPKILLLDEATASLDSQSEQVVQKALQRLMEGRTTFVIAHRLATIIDADQIIFIENGEITGKGTHQELLESHELYRSFAEQQLT is encoded by the coding sequence ATGGCATCATCGAAACAATCATCCAGTAATTTTATGAAGTTATTACTATCTACAAGGATACCAAAGCTTGTATTAATATTAGGCTTAATAGGAAGTGTATTGACCACCTTGGTCGGGCTCACGATTCCGCTTCTAACGAGAGAGCTTGTGGACGGATTTTCCATTGCTGATTTAGATTGGCGTTTTATTGTCATTATTATTGGTGTCTTTATTGTGCATGCACTGGTAGACGGATTGTCCGCTTATGCCCTGGCTTATGTCGGACAAAAGGTAGTAGCCAGGCTTCGGGAAATTTTGTGGAAAAAGCTGATTCGCCTGCCGGTTCCTTATTTTCAAAAGCAGCCAAGCGGAGAATCGGTCAGTCGTGTAATTAATGACACGGGGATTGTAAAAGATTTGGTTTCTCAGCATTTTCCGCAATTTATTTCCGGTCTGATTTCGATTATAGGGGCAGTTATCATTTTGCTTTTCATGGACTGGAAAATGACTTTAATCATGTTTATTGCTGTTCCGGTTACGTTAATGGTGATGTTGCCGCTCGGAAGAAAGATGGCAAAAGTATCACGCAGTCTCCAAGACCAGACAGCGAATTTCCAGGGAGAAATTCAGCAGACAGTCAGTGAAATCAAACTGATGAAATCTTCTACCGCAGAACAGCAAGAAGAGAAGCGGGGCTTGCGAGGAATCTTCAAGCTATTGCAGACTGGTTTAAAAGAAGCGAAGATTTTCTCGGTTATTGCTCCGTTTATGTATATGATCGTCATGCTTGTGATTGTGATGATTATTGGCTATGGCGGTATTCGTGTGGAGCAGGGGACCATGACGACAGGGTCGCTTGTTGCTTTTCTCTTGTATTTATTCCAGATTGTGATGCCGCTCACCACCTTTGCGATGTTCTTTACGGAATTGCAAAAGGCAAAGGGAGCGACCGAACGCATTTCAGAAATTTTGCAGGAAGAAGAGGAAGAAGTATTACCTGGTTCTGTAAAACAAATTAGCGAGCTTCCGTTGGCGTTTAACGAAGTCAGCTTTTCTTATGAAGCAGGCGAGCAGGTCTTGCATAACATTTCATTTTCGGCGTCACCGGGAGAAATGGTTGCCTTCGCAGGGCCAAGCGGCGGCGGGAAAAGTACGGTATTTGGCTTGATTGAACGTTACTATGAGCCCAATGAAGGTGTGATTTTGCTTGGCGATGAATCGATTCAGGATATTTCGCTTGTCTCCTGGCGTTCACAACTTGGGTATGTATCACAGGAGAGCTCGATGATGTCAGGAACGATTCGTGATAATCTGACATATGGATTAGAAAATGCAGAAGCAATTGCGGCTGAAAAACTTTGGGAAGTAGCAGAAATGGCTTATGCTGCTCAATTTATTCAAGAGCTCCCAAATGGAATGGATACGCAAGTCGGCGAGCGTGGTACAAAATTATCGGGTGGACAGCGGCAGCGTATTAATATTGCCAGAGCTTTCTTACGTGACCCAAAGATTTTATTGCTGGATGAAGCCACAGCAAGTCTCGACAGTCAATCGGAACAGGTGGTGCAAAAAGCATTACAGCGATTGATGGAAGGAAGAACGACATTTGTGATCGCCCATCGTTTGGCGACGATTATTGATGCAGACCAGATTATCTTTATTGAAAATGGAGAGATCACCGGAAAAGGGACGCATCAGGAATTATTGGAGTCACATGAATTGTACCGTTCTTTTGCAGAACAGCAGTTGACGTGA
- a CDS encoding MerR family transcriptional regulator, with protein MKKERFSISEFAKSTGVSVRTLHYYDEKNILKPKRDEDTGHRVYEKEDMIQLHKILTMKFLGMSLEDIKDYMQPDTFDLSFIDTLRLQESKLMKDKEQIDIALEAIQRTIPLLENEKEVDQAVLVSLLANMQNEKKQQELSKGIIKEDIMKKMFPQTAKEKMLFEQGILTFYKRVKEHCGKPADHPEVRQMLGDFYHLILEIFEKDSLEELSDIFSLDMEDKESEEQLEAYIQEIERLIPTPITEEEETWLQQVTMAYLSPLWDEEEGED; from the coding sequence ATGAAAAAAGAACGGTTCTCGATCAGTGAATTTGCTAAATCGACAGGCGTATCTGTACGAACACTGCATTATTATGATGAGAAGAACATATTGAAGCCAAAACGGGATGAAGATACGGGACATCGTGTGTATGAAAAAGAGGATATGATTCAGCTGCATAAAATTTTAACGATGAAATTTTTAGGAATGAGCTTAGAGGACATCAAGGATTATATGCAGCCCGATACGTTTGATTTAAGCTTTATTGATACATTACGATTGCAGGAATCAAAGTTGATGAAGGATAAGGAACAGATTGATATTGCATTAGAGGCTATCCAGCGGACGATCCCTCTATTAGAAAATGAAAAGGAGGTAGATCAAGCTGTACTTGTCAGTTTGCTGGCTAATATGCAAAACGAAAAGAAACAGCAGGAGCTGTCAAAAGGAATCATTAAAGAAGATATCATGAAGAAGATGTTTCCGCAGACGGCGAAGGAGAAGATGCTTTTTGAACAGGGAATATTGACATTTTACAAACGGGTCAAGGAGCATTGTGGAAAGCCAGCAGATCATCCAGAGGTGAGACAAATGCTGGGGGATTTTTATCATTTAATCTTAGAGATATTTGAAAAGGATTCTTTAGAAGAATTGTCAGATATTTTTTCTTTAGATATGGAAGACAAAGAGAGTGAAGAACAGCTGGAGGCATATATTCAAGAAATCGAGCGTCTTATCCCGACGCCGATTACGGAAGAGGAAGAGACGTGGCTTCAGCAAGTAACAATGGCTTATTTAAGTCCATTATGGGATGAGGAAGAAGGAGAGGATTAA
- a CDS encoding helix-turn-helix transcriptional regulator: MQKITLARNLSFLRSENNYAQEELAEKIGVTRQSIAKWENGESLPDIIHCDALASLFDVSLDNFIHYDQKESGFPIPPKGKHMFNTTPLEKDGYVQLPDKALNMVHMQAGDHFMVLGDENPESIGIALVPAEFFTTMAQGILNHTKDTKK; this comes from the coding sequence ATGCAAAAAATTACTTTAGCACGAAATCTTTCTTTTTTAAGAAGTGAAAATAACTACGCTCAAGAAGAATTAGCCGAAAAAATTGGTGTCACCAGGCAATCCATTGCAAAGTGGGAAAACGGCGAGTCTTTACCGGACATTATCCATTGTGATGCCCTCGCCTCCTTATTTGATGTTTCTTTGGACAATTTCATTCATTACGATCAAAAAGAAAGCGGCTTTCCAATCCCTCCAAAGGGGAAGCATATGTTTAACACAACTCCATTAGAGAAGGATGGTTATGTTCAATTGCCGGATAAGGCTTTAAATATGGTCCACATGCAAGCAGGTGACCATTTTATGGTGTTGGGTGACGAGAATCCGGAAAGTATTGGTATCGCTTTGGTTCCGGCAGAATTTTTTACGACCATGGCACAAGGAATCTTGAATCATACAAAGGACACTAAAAAATGA